A window of Tautonia plasticadhaerens contains these coding sequences:
- a CDS encoding IS630 family transposase, whose translation MARPLAELVLSDDERQTLTTWASRPESTLRRATRARIVPACAEGLENEAVAARPRVCSATVGTRRRRFVERRLEGLADEPRPGAPRTIADADVERVVTGTLETKPESATHWSTRGMAEAAGMSQTAVGRIWRSFGLKPHLRETSKLSTDPFFVAKVRDVVGLYMSPPERAIALCVDEKSQVQALGRTQPLLPMTPGQAGRPTHDYVRNGTTSLFAAPNVATGEVIGRCHRRHRAKGFLRFLDEVHARVPREPGVEVHLVLDHYATHETPAVERWFLRPPEYHPHFTPTSSSWLNPVERFFAEITETRIRRGVFRSVAALEAAIRGYLEHHNADPKPFVWAADADLILNRIKRVCKRTSDSGH comes from the coding sequence ATGGCGCGACCGCTGGCCGAGCTGGTCCTGAGCGACGACGAGCGGCAGACGTTGACGACCTGGGCGAGCCGCCCCGAGAGCACCCTGCGGCGCGCCACCCGCGCCCGCATCGTCCCGGCCTGCGCCGAGGGGCTGGAGAACGAGGCGGTCGCCGCCAGGCCCCGCGTCTGCTCGGCCACCGTTGGCACCCGGCGGCGGCGGTTCGTCGAGCGACGCCTGGAGGGGCTGGCCGACGAGCCCCGCCCCGGCGCGCCGCGCACGATCGCCGACGCCGACGTCGAGCGGGTCGTCACCGGGACGCTGGAGACCAAGCCCGAGTCGGCCACGCACTGGAGTACCCGCGGCATGGCCGAGGCCGCCGGCATGTCCCAGACGGCCGTCGGGCGGATCTGGCGCTCGTTCGGGCTGAAGCCGCACCTCCGCGAGACCTCCAAGCTCTCGACCGACCCGTTCTTCGTCGCGAAGGTCCGCGACGTCGTCGGGCTGTACATGAGCCCGCCGGAGCGGGCGATCGCCCTGTGCGTCGACGAGAAGAGCCAGGTCCAGGCCCTGGGCCGGACCCAGCCGCTGCTGCCGATGACGCCGGGGCAGGCCGGGCGGCCTACCCACGACTACGTCCGCAACGGGACCACATCGCTGTTCGCGGCCCCGAACGTGGCTACCGGCGAGGTGATCGGTCGGTGCCACCGGAGGCACCGCGCGAAGGGGTTCCTGCGGTTCCTGGACGAGGTCCACGCCCGCGTCCCGCGCGAGCCGGGCGTGGAGGTCCACCTGGTGCTGGACCACTACGCGACCCACGAGACGCCGGCGGTGGAGCGATGGTTCCTGCGGCCCCCGGAGTACCACCCGCACTTCACGCCGACCAGCAGCTCGTGGCTGAACCCGGTCGAGCGGTTCTTCGCGGAGATCACCGAGACGCGGATCCGACGCGGCGTGTTCCGCAGCGTGGCGGCGTTGGAGGCGGCGATCCGAGGGTACCTGGAGCACCACAACGCGGACCCCAAGCCGTTCGTGTGGGCCGCAGACGCCGACCTGATCCTCAACCGCATCAAGCGGGTTTGTAAACGGACTTCCGACTCGGGACACTAG
- a CDS encoding IS630 family transposase yields MRNPRSPLATASASPPSLDCSGGGAGPVASAPHGGGHPPALDRAARRRLRRLVREQPDATLEELAARVGVPCGRMAIYRKLRERKVSREEKSLHATERDSRRVRRKRRAFRKVMAGLDPRRLVFIDGAGAHTAMTRTYVRAPRGQRVRGSVPGHWESVTLIAGSRRSGVVAPPAFEGAMDATTFAGYVRKALASRLGAGDVVAWGNLKPHESAGARRASEGVGAHLLPLPPYSPDDSPIEEMDSKVKGKLRSAEARTTDAACEAMGVAPRAVCPSDIRGWLKHCGLCATQS; encoded by the coding sequence GTGCGCAACCCGAGATCGCCGCTCGCCACCGCGTCAGCGTCTCCTCCATCACTCGACTGCTCCGGCGGCGGCGCCGGACCGGTCGCCTCCGCACCCCACGGCGGCGGCCATCCCCCGGCCCTGGACCGGGCCGCCCGGCGACGCCTGCGCCGACTGGTCCGGGAGCAACCCGACGCCACGCTGGAGGAACTGGCCGCGCGGGTGGGCGTCCCCTGCGGCCGCATGGCGATCTACCGCAAGCTGCGCGAGCGGAAGGTCAGCCGCGAGGAGAAGTCGCTGCACGCCACCGAGCGGGACTCGCGCCGTGTCCGGCGGAAGCGACGGGCCTTCCGCAAGGTAATGGCAGGCCTCGATCCCCGGCGCCTGGTGTTCATCGACGGGGCGGGGGCCCACACGGCGATGACCCGGACCTATGTCCGGGCACCTCGCGGTCAACGGGTCCGCGGCTCGGTGCCCGGCCACTGGGAGTCGGTGACGCTGATCGCCGGATCGCGGCGCTCGGGCGTGGTGGCGCCGCCGGCCTTCGAGGGGGCCATGGACGCGACGACCTTCGCGGGGTATGTCCGGAAGGCGTTGGCGTCGCGGTTGGGTGCCGGGGATGTGGTGGCCTGGGGCAACCTGAAGCCGCACGAGTCGGCCGGGGCCCGCCGGGCGTCCGAGGGGGTGGGGGCGCATCTACTGCCACTGCCGCCGTACAGCCCGGACGACTCGCCGATCGAGGAGATGGACTCCAAGGTCAAGGGGAAGCTTCGTTCGGCGGAGGCGCGGACGACCGATGCGGCCTGCGAGGCCATGGGGGTGGCACCGCGGGCAGTGTGTCCGTCGGATATCCGGGGCTGGTTGAAGCACTGCGGCCTCTGCGCAACCCAATCGTGA